One genomic segment of Anser cygnoides isolate HZ-2024a breed goose chromosome 20, Taihu_goose_T2T_genome, whole genome shotgun sequence includes these proteins:
- the EGFL7 gene encoding epidermal growth factor-like protein 7 isoform X2, with protein MPRIGCLLSGLAFILSTTSTEAFARAGRRACTAEPRSRTAAYTESHVQPVYQPYLTTCQGHRLCSTYRTIYKVAYRQVYRQVPQHVASCCPGWSRASSHALSCNTDVDECAGRSHGCSQLCVNTAGSFRCACRDGFSLAADDKACQPAGLGPGPGTFSQAGPSNEMKEEMKDLKNRVEALEEKLQLVLAPFHNLATSEPEDIGADPISRLSHSLQQLDRIDSLSEQISFLEERLETCSCKNEL; from the exons ATGCCCCGAATCGGCTGCCTCCTCTCGGGACTCGCCTTCATCCTCAGCACGACCAGCACGGAGGCTTTTGCCCGGGCAGG CCGCAGGGCCTGCACCGCCGAGCCGCGGAGCCGGACGGCCGCCTACACCGAGTCCCACGTGCAGCCCGTGTACCAGCCCTACCTCACCACCTGCCAGGGCCACCGCCTGTGCAGCACCTACAG GACCATCTACAAGGTTGCCTACCGGCAGGTGTACAGGCAGGTGCCCCAGCACGTGGCCTCGTGCTGTCCCggctggagcagagccagcagccacGCGCTCAGCTGCAACACAG ATGTGGACGAGTGTGCCGGCCGGAGCCACGGGTGCAGTCAGCTCTGCGTCAACACGGCCGGGAGCTTCCGCTGTGCCTGCCGGGATGGCTTCAGCCTCGCTGCTGACGACAAGGCGTGCCAGCCCGCGGGGCTGGGCCCCGGGCCAGGGACCTTCAGCCAAGCAG GTCCCTCCAATGAAATgaaggaagagatgaaagaCCTGAAGAACAGAGTGGAAGCGCTGGAAGAG AAACTCCAGCTGGTGCTGGCCCCCTTCCACAACCTCGCGACGTCTGAGCCCGAGGACATCGGCGCGGACCCCATCAGCCGGCTGTCCCACTCCCTGCAGCAACTGGACAGAATCGACTCGCTGAGTGAGCAGATCTCCTTCCTCGAGGAGCGGCTGGAGACAT GTTCCTGCAAAAACGAACTCTAG
- the EGFL7 gene encoding epidermal growth factor-like protein 7 isoform X1: MPRIGCLLSGLAFILSTTSTEAFARAGRRACTAEPRSRTAAYTESHVQPVYQPYLTTCQGHRLCSTYRTIYKVAYRQVYRQVPQHVASCCPGWSRASSHALSCNTALCQVPCQNGGRCAFPGRCACPPGWTGLSCQTDVDECAGRSHGCSQLCVNTAGSFRCACRDGFSLAADDKACQPAGLGPGPGTFSQAGPSNEMKEEMKDLKNRVEALEEKLQLVLAPFHNLATSEPEDIGADPISRLSHSLQQLDRIDSLSEQISFLEERLETCSCKNEL; this comes from the exons ATGCCCCGAATCGGCTGCCTCCTCTCGGGACTCGCCTTCATCCTCAGCACGACCAGCACGGAGGCTTTTGCCCGGGCAGG CCGCAGGGCCTGCACCGCCGAGCCGCGGAGCCGGACGGCCGCCTACACCGAGTCCCACGTGCAGCCCGTGTACCAGCCCTACCTCACCACCTGCCAGGGCCACCGCCTGTGCAGCACCTACAG GACCATCTACAAGGTTGCCTACCGGCAGGTGTACAGGCAGGTGCCCCAGCACGTGGCCTCGTGCTGTCCCggctggagcagagccagcagccacGCGCTCAGCTGCAACACAG CTCTCTGCCAGGTGCCGTGCCAGAACGGCGGCCGCTGCGCCTTCCCCGGCCGATGTGCCTGCCCGCCCGGCTGGACGGGGCTCTCCTGCCAGACAG ATGTGGACGAGTGTGCCGGCCGGAGCCACGGGTGCAGTCAGCTCTGCGTCAACACGGCCGGGAGCTTCCGCTGTGCCTGCCGGGATGGCTTCAGCCTCGCTGCTGACGACAAGGCGTGCCAGCCCGCGGGGCTGGGCCCCGGGCCAGGGACCTTCAGCCAAGCAG GTCCCTCCAATGAAATgaaggaagagatgaaagaCCTGAAGAACAGAGTGGAAGCGCTGGAAGAG AAACTCCAGCTGGTGCTGGCCCCCTTCCACAACCTCGCGACGTCTGAGCCCGAGGACATCGGCGCGGACCCCATCAGCCGGCTGTCCCACTCCCTGCAGCAACTGGACAGAATCGACTCGCTGAGTGAGCAGATCTCCTTCCTCGAGGAGCGGCTGGAGACAT GTTCCTGCAAAAACGAACTCTAG